Below is a window of Mycolicibacterium rhodesiae NBB3 DNA.
CGAGGCCGCGATCGTCTGCGAGGAACTCGGCGCAGCGTTGCACCCGGGACCGTGGTTGTCGAGCGCCGTCGCCGCGCCGCGGGCCCTCCTCCGATTCGGGGCCGCCGCGGCGTCATTCTCTGGGCTCGCCGACGGCTCGACGGTGGCGGCGGTGGCACCGCACGACGCCGGTATCACGCGCGACGACGACAGGCTGCACGGCGAGTTGGAGTCGGTTCCCGACGTCGCCGCGGCGCAGACGCTGTTCATCCCCGTCGGCGCCGAGCAACCGGCACTGGTCGCCGTATCGACATCTGAACCCGGTCTGCAGATCGCGCAGATTCACGGAATCGATCAGTCCCGCAAGCTCTTCCGTTTGTCATTCGACAACGTCGCGGGCACGGTGGTGGCCGCGACGTCACGTGCAGCGCTCGAGTCGTTGCATGACGACATGATTGTCGCCTGGGCGGCCGATGCCGTGGGGGCTGCGCGTCAGGTTCTGCACATCACGGTCGAGTACGCGAAGGTCCGTCGCCAGTTCGGTGCGCCGATCGGCAGTTTCCAGGCTGTCGCGCACCTCTGTGCAGAGATGTACGAGACCGTGGAATTGGCCCGCAGCGGCGTGCAATACGCGGTGTGGGCCGCTGACTGCGCCGACCACGCTGAGCGACACCTCGCCGCGCTGCGCGTCAAGGCGTTCGCCGGACAGCTCGCCGGCGTCGGCGACAAGGCCATCGCGGTCTTCGGCGGCATCGGCTTCACCTGGGAGCACGATGCTCAGCTCTACCTCAAGCGGCTGCTCAGCTTCAGCAGATTTCTCGGCAGCCCCGGTGACTATCTGCAGCAGGTCGGACATGAGCTGATAAGGAATGCGAGTTGATCGACTTCGAGCGCCATGTCGCGATCGTGACCTGCGCCGGACAGGGCACCGACTTCTCATTTTCTGAACCCACGAAGAATTAAGGAGTGCCAATGAACATGAACGACATGGTCCTCGTCTCGGTGGACGACCACATGGTCGAGCCCCCCGGACTGTTCGACAAGCACATTCCCGCCAAGTACAAGGATGACGTTCCCAAGCTCATCCAACGCGAAGACGGCACCGACGCATGGGTTTTCGAGGGCGCCGAGGCCACCAACGTCGGCCTCAATGCGGTCGCTGGGCGGCCGCCCGACGAGTACGGCGCCGAGCCGACGAAACTGTCGGAGATTCGCGAAGGTTGCTACAACATCGATGAGCGCATCCGCGATATGAATGCCAACGGAGTGGCCGCAGCGCTGAATTTTCCGTCGTTTCCGCAGTTCTGTGGTCAATACTTCGCCCGCGCCAAGGACAAAGAACTCGGACTTGCCGTGCTGCGCGCCTACAACGACTGGCATATCGACGAATGGTGCGGTGCCTATCCGGGGCGAATGATTCCCCAAGCACTGCCGCCGATCTGGGATCCTCAGCTGATGGCCGACGAGGTCCGGCGCGTCGCCAAGAAGGGCTGCCACGCCGTTTCGTTCTCGGAGAACCCGACCAAGATCGAGCACCCGTCGCTGCACGATCCGCACTGGGACCCGTTCTGGCAGGCCTGCAGTGACGAGGGCACCATCGTCAACCTGCACATCGGTTCGTCGTCCAGTGTGGTGATCACCTCGCTCGATGCGCCGGTGGACACCATGATCACCCTGCAACCGATGAGCATCGTGCAAGCCGCGGCGGATCTGGTGTGGTCCCCGATGTTGCGTAAGTTCCCCGATCTGCGATTCGCACTCTCGGAGGGCGGAATCGGCTGGGTACCTTACTTCTTGGAGCGCATCGACCGCGTCTACAAGATGCACCGCGCGTGGACGCACCAGGACTTCGGGGACAAGACACCCAGCGAGGTCTTTCTGGAGCGGGTCGCGCTCTGCTTCATCGACGACGAGTTCGGAGTCGCCAATCGCGACAAGCTGAACATGGACATGGTGACCTGGGAGTGCGATTACCCGCATTCGGACTCGACCTGGCCCCTGGCCCCGGAGACTCTCGACATCTACCTCGACGGCCTTGACGATGACGAGGTCGACAAGATCACCCACGAGAATGCCCTGCGGCTGTACAACTTCGACATGTTCAGCCACATTCCAAAGGAGCAGTTGACCGTTGGCGCCCTTCGTGCCCAGGCGACCGATGTCGACCTCGGCTTCCGGTCCTCGGAGCGGCTGAAGAAGGACGGCACCGACACCGTGTCCGTGCTCGACCTGGCCTCCAAGATCGCGACGTAGGCGAGGCGTTCGTGGACGTCGACCAACTTCTCACGACGACGAGGTCCGCACGCAAGGCGCTTGACCTGGACGGTCCCGCCGACCTTGACGAGATCCGCGAGTGCCTGCAGATCGCGTTGCACGCACCGAATGGTTCGAATCAGCAGGCGTGGCGGTGGATGGTCGTCACCGAACCGTCGCTGCGGACACGAATCGCCGAGCTGTACCGCGAGACCTATCTCGGCAAGGTAGGCGGGCAGCTGATCGCCGGCCTGATGCCCTCGGGCACCTCAGAAGCCAGGTTGATGTCGTCGACGGAGTTTCTGGTCGAGAATCTGCACAAGGTGCCGGTGCTGGTGATCCCGTGCTACGAGCCCAGCTATCCGCGAACCGACGGCGACGATTCCTTCTATCTGGCCACCCTCTACGGCTCGATTTTTCCGGCCGTGTGGAACTTCCAGCTCGCGCTGCATTCCCGCGGCTACGGCACGTGCATCACGACGATGCACCTCGAACACGAGCGTGAAATAGGCGAACTGCTGGGGATACCCGCGACGTTCGTCCAAGGGTGCCTGCTTCCCGTCGCGAAGCTGCGCACCGGACACACTTTCGCGCCAACACCTCGTCGCAACCCGGATGAGGTCATCGCCGTCAACGAATGGGGAAGCCAATGACCGCGGACGCCGAACTGCAGGAGCGCCTAGCCCGTCTCGAGGCTCGTGCCGAGATCCGGGACTGCATCGAGCGTTACGCGCGAGGGATGGACCGTCGCGATCGCGCAATCCTGCGTTCGGCCTACCACGATGGCGCCGTCGATGATCACGTCGGCTTCGTCGGCGAGGTCGACGACTTCATCGACTGGGCGTTCGCCTATCACTCGACACAGACCAGATACCAGCACTATCTGCTCAACCACACCGCCGACATCGACGGGGACGAGGCACACGCCGAGACCTACTACCTGTTCGTCGGGACCGACAAGGAACCCGCGAATCACATGACACTGTCCGGTGGACGCTACGTGGACCGCCTGGAACGACGAGACGGACGGTGGGCGATCGTCGACCGTGTCTGTGTCGTCGAGTGGAACGCCGAGTCAACGTCGTTCATCACCGACGAGGTGATCGCGATGATGGCCGGAACGATGAAGGTCGCGACCCACGACACGTCGGATCCCTCCTACGACCGTCCGCTGGCGGCCGCACGGCCCGCGACGCAGGCGTGAGCACTGTGCTCCCGCGAACGGAGTCGCCGTCCAAACCCGGCATCCCGGCAGTTCGGCCCGCGCTCGGTAGGATCGGTTCGCACTTGGACATGCCCCGCGACGACCGGCGAAGGAGGACTCAGCGATGGCCGACGCCGACGCCGTGAAGCGGAGTTCCGCCCGTGGTCGGCCTGCGAGCAAGAAGGGCCATCGCGCCGCCAAGCTGACCGCGGTGTCCGACCAGCCGTCGGTCGATGCCACACGGCGCACCGAAATCCTGAAGACCGCGAACACCGTCATCGCCACGACGGGCCTGCGGAGCTCGCTGCAACAGATCGCCGACGCTGCCGGCATCCTCGCCGGCAGCCTGTATCACCATTTCGAGTCGAAGGAGGCCATCCTCGTCGAGCTGATCCGGCGCTACCACGCCGATCTGGATCGCATCGGCGACGTCGCCCTCGAACGCGTCGATGAGCCCGATCCACGTCCGGCCGCCGAACAGATCACCGAACTCGGTTGCGCGATCGCACGGTGTGCGGTCGAGCATCGGGCGGCGCTTCAAATGTCGTTCTACGAGGGGCCGAGCACTGATCCCGAGCTCGTCGAGCTGGCCAAGCGCCCTCCGACGAAGATCCAGGCCGCGATGTTGCAGGCCTTGCGCGCCGGCCGCTGGAGTGGGTACATCCGCTCCGACGTCGACCTGCCCACCTTGGCCGACCGCCTGTGCCAGAGCATGCTCCATGCCGGTCTCGACGTCGTTCGCAACAATGCCTCGACGGACGAACTGGCGAAGTTGAAATGCCGGATCGCCCTCGGCGGCCTCGCAGTAGAGCTGCCCACCGACGCGGACCTCGACAAGTCAAATGCGTTCGCTGCGGCGCAAGAGGTGATCGACAGCTGGGTCGACACCGACGAGAACGGCGATCTGAAGGCCGCCCACGTGCGCGCAGTCGCCCGCGCCGAGTTCGGCCGCCGCGGTTACGAGATGACGACGATCCGCGACATCGCTTCGGCCGCGGGTCTGGGTACTGGCACCGTGTATCGGGTGATCGGTTCGAAAGACGAGCTGTTGATGTCGATCATGCTGGAGTTCGGGCACAAGGTCGGCGGCGCGTGGACCGACATCGTCCGTACGGATTCGACCACGGTCGAGAAACTGGACGCATTGAGCTGGCTGAACGTCAACGCCCTCGATCAATTTCCCGATGAGTTCCGGATTCAGCTGGCGTGGTTGCGCCACACGCCTCCGGACACGTCCAACCCCGCATGGTCGTTCACCACCCGGATACGACAGATGAAAGCCCTGCTGTCGGAAGGTATTCGCGCCGGTGACATCCAGGTGGACAGCCCGACTGCGGACCTGCTGGCCCGGTGCATCATCGGTGAGCAGTGGATTCCGGAGAACATCCTGCAGGAGATCGGCACCCGAAATGCGCTGATCCTGGCACGAGACACGACCCTGCGGGGAATCGCCGTCCGCGGCAAGTGATCGTGCGAACGTCTGCGGTCGAGCGTGAGCAGATCTTTCGCGCGGTGGCCATCGAGCGACGCCGCATCGCAGATTTCGTCGATACCCTCGATGACGATGCGTTGACGTCCGCGAGCCTATGCGCCGGGTGGGATGTTAAAACGGTTGCCGCGCATCTGGTCAGCGTGTTCGCCGACGGCTTCTGGACGTTTCAGCGAACCGCCATCCGCCACCGCGGTTTCGACCGGGCGATCGACGTGCTGGCACGCAGGCGCGCACACGCCCCGACGGCGGAGATCACCGCGACTCTTCGTGAGCATGCCGATCACCGGTTGAGTCCGCCGATCACCGGGCCGCTTTCCGGCCTGACTGACGTCTTGGTGCACAGCGGAGACATCCGGATTCCGCTCGGTCTCGAGTTCAAGCCCGACGACGAAATGGTGGGGTGGGCGCTCGATTTCCTCACGGGTCCACATCCACTCGGCTTCGTCCCGCGTGGCCGCCTGCGTGGTATTGCGCTGCACAGCACAGACACCGCTAGATCCTGGGGCGAGGGCGCCGAGATCCGCGGGCCCGCAGCAGTGTTGATGATGGTTGCCACGGGGAGGACAGCCACCCTGGACATGGTTGAGGGGCCCGGTGTCCCGGTGCTTCGAGGGCGGTTGACCTAGGCTTCGCCGAAGCGGTCGACGAGACGCGAGGTCACGCCGTCGGCCTCGAGCCGACGTGCCACCAGATATCCGGAACCCATCCAGCCCCGTCGCGTCCAGTTTCCGAACGAGATCCGGGTACCGGGCGCACCCGACGCGGCCGGGACCGACTTGACCCGTTCGAGCGCCTCCTTCACGCCGCGCGGGCTCAGCGGATGGGCGTCGACGATGGCATGCAGCATCGCGACGGCGACGTCGCGGTTCACCACCGGTACGCACCATTCCGGTCGTCGGCCGGTTCGCTCGTTGAACTCGTCGAGGAAGCGCTGGCCCACCGGGTTGCCTTCGTCGTACTGGTCGATACCGGTCCAACCCATGAACGCGTTCCACATCACGGGATTGATCCAAGCATTCTCGAAGGCGGTGCCCGCGAAGCGCGGCGGATCCCAATCAAGCTCTGCCAACGCGGGATTGACGAACACGATGCCGAAGCCGAAGCCCGCATGCACGATTGCCTGCGCCTTCGCGTCATAGAGCGTGCGCACGGCCTTGCCGACGTCCTGCGCGGTCTGTGCGATAGACGCCTCGGCGACGATCCGGATGCCGCGTTGCCGGCAGGCCTTGCGGAAGTTCGCCACGTACGCCTCGCCGACCAGGGACTGCTCAATCAACACACCCACATCGGTGTGACCATCCTTTTCCAGCAGGTCGGCCCAGAAGATCGGCTCGTCGAAGTGGGATCCCATGGGAAACGCGAAAAGCCACTCGCCCAGCGCTTCATCCGAGCCCGTCACGCTGATCGCTGGAACGCGGAATCGCTCGTTCAACGCATCCTTGATCGCGACCGCGTTGTCGCCGATGTGCGGACCGAAGATCACCAGACAACCCTCGTCGACCAACTCTTCGTAGGCGTCGATCACCTTCTTGACGGAACCCTTCGGCAACCCCTCGACTTCGCGGTAGACCACCTCGACCGGACGATCGATGATTCCTCGCGCCAAGGCGTCCTCGAAAATCATGTCGAACGGAATGGTGAGGTCATCCCGGTAGTGCTGCGGAAAATCGTCCGATAGCAGAAAGTCCATCAGGTAGCCGATTTTGATCGGTTCGGCCGTGCTCTCGTACGACATGTCTGCCCCTTCTCAACCCGTGACCATGGGCAGTCGCCCCCACCCACGGACGCTGGACGTGTGTGCCATCGCCGCATCGTCGTAGTCGATCCGCCACTCGGGCCACCGCGTGAGAATCTCCTCGAGCGCCACTCGCGCCTGCATTCGGGCCAGCGACGATCCGAGGCAGAAGTGCAATCCCTGACCAAAAGACAGGTGCGGTCCCGTCCGGTGGATGTCGAAGCTCTCACCTTTGGGAAAGTGCCGCTCGTCGCGGTTTGCGGAACCGTTGAGCAGCAACATGACTGAGCCTTCCGGGACCGTCTGACCGTGCGCCTCGGTGTCCCGGGCGACGTGGCGCGCCTGCACCGGTGACGGTGCCTCGAAGCGCAGCACCTCCTCGATCGCCCTGGGGATCAACGAGAAGTCCTCCACGAGTTCACGCCGCTGGTCGGGGTGCTGGTCGAGCAGTTGGCCGATGAAGCCGATCAGCCGCGTGGTGGTTTCGTTGCCCGCTCCGGCGATCATGCTCGTGTATGTCAGCACCTCGACGCGCGTCAACGGCCGCAGCGCACCGTTCTCCTCGACCTCCGCATTGAGCAACTGCGTCATCAAGTCGTCGGACGGATGTTCTGCCCGCCAGTCGGTGTAGTCGGCGAACAACTGGTACGCGTTTTCGAAGGCTGCGGCCGAGACGGACTGAAAGCTGCCCTCTTTCAGGCCGATCGACTCATCGGTATTGTCCCGAATCTGCTGCTGCCCCTCTTCGGGGATGCCCAGCAGATAACCAATGGTCCGCATCGGGATCAGCGCGCCGAAGTCTGCGATCAGGTCGAAGCGAGACGTCCCGGCCAGCGCATCGAGCGCACGGACGCAGTACTGCCGCACCAGGGGTTCGATGGCCTCCATCCGACGCGGCGTGAAAACCTTTGACAGCAAACGCCGGTGAAGATCGTGCAGCGGCGGATCCTCGAACAGGATCACTCCGGGCGGCACCGGGATGTCACTCATGATGATGTCCATCGTGGTGCCCTTGCCCGACCGATAGGTCTCCCAGTTGTGCAATTCCCGCGCGACGTCGTCGTATCGGCTCAGCGCGTAGAAGCCATACTTTTCGTTGTGATAGAGCGGGGCCTCGTCCCTCATCCGCCTCCAGATCGGATAGGGGTCGTCGTCGATGTCGAAGTCGAACGGGTCGTAGTACAGATCGGTGGTGCTCGCGCCGGTCATCGTGGTCGGCCTCCTCATCAATCGAATGCGTGCCGCGGCAACGTGTTCGGCAGATCGAGCGAGCTCAGCAGGCCCGGGGGCGCCTCGACCACGTACGGAATGGCGTTGACCACCCGCATGGCGGTGGCGGCCATCGCCGCGTGACCCGCCGCATGGCCTTCCGCCGCGCCGACGTTCATCGCGCAGTGGATGTCCGGGTCGCCCTCTATGTCGACGCGATAGGTCGCATCGAACTCCGATGCGAGCCAATCGGGAGCCACATCGCGCGCCATCCGGATGATGTGCTCGACGACGATCGCCTCCCGGCCGTTGACCATTCCGGCCGCCCTGGTGCTCACGGCACCGCACGTGCCCGCCTTGATCGTGCCGAACGCCACCTCGATATCCCGGTCGGTGAGTCGTCGGTCCAGCGTTCCGCGGACTTCGTCCACGACGACGCCCAGGCCCGCAGCCATCAGATGGATCGGTGCTCGCCAAGCCATCTCGATGAAGCCGGGGGTCTTCAGCAGCGGTTCGAAGTCGAGCGGATGACCGAAGCCCATACCGTTCATCATCACGTCGGCCACCGGGTAGTGGTCGTTCAGCGCGACCTCCGTGACCTTGAGGCACCGGATCTTCTTCGACTGTGTGGACAGCAGCAGCGCCAACTGGTCGGAGCCGAACCCGGGAAAGATGCCGGACGCATAGAAGGACACGCCGGCGTTCTGTGCCGCCTCCTGCATCTGGTCCCGCCATTCGGGCGAGAAGTAGGACGGCGGGTAGACCAGGCTCGTCGAGGAGGTCGACACGACATTGATGCCCGCGGCGAGCAGCTTCAGGTAATCGGGTACCGCACCCGCGTCCCGCTCAGGACCGCTGGCGGCGTAGACCACGCAATCGGGCTTCAGCGCGATCAACGCGTCGGCGTCGCTGGTCGCGGTCACCCCGATCGGCGCGAGTCCGGCCAGGACTCCGGCGTCCTGACCGACCTTCTCCTCGGAGTGCACCCACACCCCGACGAGTTCCAGGTCGGGCCTGCCCCGAATCGCGTCTATCGCAATCGATCCCACGCCTCCCGTCGACCAGACAACGGTTCTCAGCGGGGATGTCACACTGCTTACCTCTCATTCGCGCACGCTCGGACGGACTCTAACCTAAATTTTGTTCCAAACGGATGTAATAGTGATTACTATTCTAATCGTTCGGACTGTCGCTAGGCGTAACCCTCGAGGAGTGGACATGGCAGAACGTAAGGACCGCGTCGTGGTGTGGGCAACGGGCGGCATCGGCTCGATTGCGATTCGCGCGATTCACGAACGTCCGAACCTCGAGCTGGTCGGGGTGTGGGTGCACTCCCCCGAAAAAGACGGTATGGACGCGGGCGAGCTTGCCAACGGCGAACCGATCGGGGTCGCTGCCACCACCGACGCCGACGCGTTGATCGCGCTGAAGCCCGACTGCGTGATCTACGCGGCGAGCGGTCCCGAACGTGACGCGCTGGCGATTCCCGATTACGTCAAACTGCTCAGCGCGGGGCTCAACGTCGTCACCACGAGCACGACGCGTCTGGTGAACCCGCACGCGTACGAGCCCGTCGAGTGGCGCGATCAGCTCGTCACCGCGGCGAAGGCGGGCCAGGCGTCGCTGTACGCGTCGGGTATCGAACCCGGATTCGCCGCCGACTACCTCGCTCTCGTGCTGGCCACACAGTCGTCGCAGATCGAGAAGATCCACGCCTACGAAATCGGCCTGTACGACGACTACGGCGTGCCCGACATCATGAGTGACGCAATGGGATTCGGCCGGCCACTGGATTACCAGCCGTGGATCGCGATGCCGGGTGCCATCGAAGGCGAATGGCAGGGGCAGATCCGGATGGTCGCCGACGCGCTCGGCGTCGAGGTCTCCGAGATGCGGTCGACATTCGATCGCGCGGTGACCGAACGGACGCTCGAGGTCGCGATGGGGACCGTCGAGGCCGGCACGTGCGGCGCGTTACGGATGCAGGCCATCGGGGTCGTCGACGGCCGCGAGGCCATCGTCATCGAGCACGTCACCCGACTGGCTCCCGACGTGGCGCCGGACTGGCCGACACTGCCGAACGCCCTCGGCTACCGCGTGGTGATCACCGGGACGCCGGATATCGACTGCACCTTCGACGTGACGCTTCGCGACCGCAAGAAAGCCGGGATCGAAAGCATGACGTCCGGAGCCGGAGCCATGGTGGCCACCGCCATGCGCGTCGTGAACGCCGTGCCCTACGTGGTCGACGCGCAGCCGGGTCTGCTCAGCTCGGTGGACCTACCGCTCACCATTCCCAAGGGCGCCTTCAACCCGGCGTGATGCCGGCTACTCGGGAAGCCGCAAT
It encodes the following:
- a CDS encoding amidohydrolase family protein, with protein sequence MNMNDMVLVSVDDHMVEPPGLFDKHIPAKYKDDVPKLIQREDGTDAWVFEGAEATNVGLNAVAGRPPDEYGAEPTKLSEIREGCYNIDERIRDMNANGVAAALNFPSFPQFCGQYFARAKDKELGLAVLRAYNDWHIDEWCGAYPGRMIPQALPPIWDPQLMADEVRRVAKKGCHAVSFSENPTKIEHPSLHDPHWDPFWQACSDEGTIVNLHIGSSSSVVITSLDAPVDTMITLQPMSIVQAAADLVWSPMLRKFPDLRFALSEGGIGWVPYFLERIDRVYKMHRAWTHQDFGDKTPSEVFLERVALCFIDDEFGVANRDKLNMDMVTWECDYPHSDSTWPLAPETLDIYLDGLDDDEVDKITHENALRLYNFDMFSHIPKEQLTVGALRAQATDVDLGFRSSERLKKDGTDTVSVLDLASKIAT
- a CDS encoding nitroreductase family protein, yielding MDVDQLLTTTRSARKALDLDGPADLDEIRECLQIALHAPNGSNQQAWRWMVVTEPSLRTRIAELYRETYLGKVGGQLIAGLMPSGTSEARLMSSTEFLVENLHKVPVLVIPCYEPSYPRTDGDDSFYLATLYGSIFPAVWNFQLALHSRGYGTCITTMHLEHEREIGELLGIPATFVQGCLLPVAKLRTGHTFAPTPRRNPDEVIAVNEWGSQ
- a CDS encoding acyl-CoA dehydrogenase family protein, which encodes MNLELTAEQLALRDTVREFLSAKAGVDGHVRPMLADPVGTTDEIWRGLADLGTTGLLVPVEHGGEGMSMVEAAIVCEELGAALHPGPWLSSAVAAPRALLRFGAAAASFSGLADGSTVAAVAPHDAGITRDDDRLHGELESVPDVAAAQTLFIPVGAEQPALVAVSTSEPGLQIAQIHGIDQSRKLFRLSFDNVAGTVVAATSRAALESLHDDMIVAWAADAVGAARQVLHITVEYAKVRRQFGAPIGSFQAVAHLCAEMYETVELARSGVQYAVWAADCADHAERHLAALRVKAFAGQLAGVGDKAIAVFGGIGFTWEHDAQLYLKRLLSFSRFLGSPGDYLQQVGHELIRNAS
- a CDS encoding ABC transporter substrate-binding protein, with amino-acid sequence MSYESTAEPIKIGYLMDFLLSDDFPQHYRDDLTIPFDMIFEDALARGIIDRPVEVVYREVEGLPKGSVKKVIDAYEELVDEGCLVIFGPHIGDNAVAIKDALNERFRVPAISVTGSDEALGEWLFAFPMGSHFDEPIFWADLLEKDGHTDVGVLIEQSLVGEAYVANFRKACRQRGIRIVAEASIAQTAQDVGKAVRTLYDAKAQAIVHAGFGFGIVFVNPALAELDWDPPRFAGTAFENAWINPVMWNAFMGWTGIDQYDEGNPVGQRFLDEFNERTGRRPEWCVPVVNRDVAVAMLHAIVDAHPLSPRGVKEALERVKSVPAASGAPGTRISFGNWTRRGWMGSGYLVARRLEADGVTSRLVDRFGEA
- a CDS encoding NAD(P)H-dependent amine dehydrogenase family protein, which encodes MTSPLRTVVWSTGGVGSIAIDAIRGRPDLELVGVWVHSEEKVGQDAGVLAGLAPIGVTATSDADALIALKPDCVVYAASGPERDAGAVPDYLKLLAAGINVVSTSSTSLVYPPSYFSPEWRDQMQEAAQNAGVSFYASGIFPGFGSDQLALLLSTQSKKIRCLKVTEVALNDHYPVADVMMNGMGFGHPLDFEPLLKTPGFIEMAWRAPIHLMAAGLGVVVDEVRGTLDRRLTDRDIEVAFGTIKAGTCGAVSTRAAGMVNGREAIVVEHIIRMARDVAPDWLASEFDATYRVDIEGDPDIHCAMNVGAAEGHAAGHAAMAATAMRVVNAIPYVVEAPPGLLSSLDLPNTLPRHAFD
- a CDS encoding cytochrome P450 codes for the protein MTGASTTDLYYDPFDFDIDDDPYPIWRRMRDEAPLYHNEKYGFYALSRYDDVARELHNWETYRSGKGTTMDIIMSDIPVPPGVILFEDPPLHDLHRRLLSKVFTPRRMEAIEPLVRQYCVRALDALAGTSRFDLIADFGALIPMRTIGYLLGIPEEGQQQIRDNTDESIGLKEGSFQSVSAAAFENAYQLFADYTDWRAEHPSDDLMTQLLNAEVEENGALRPLTRVEVLTYTSMIAGAGNETTTRLIGFIGQLLDQHPDQRRELVEDFSLIPRAIEEVLRFEAPSPVQARHVARDTEAHGQTVPEGSVMLLLNGSANRDERHFPKGESFDIHRTGPHLSFGQGLHFCLGSSLARMQARVALEEILTRWPEWRIDYDDAAMAHTSSVRGWGRLPMVTG
- a CDS encoding TetR/AcrR family transcriptional regulator — encoded protein: MADADAVKRSSARGRPASKKGHRAAKLTAVSDQPSVDATRRTEILKTANTVIATTGLRSSLQQIADAAGILAGSLYHHFESKEAILVELIRRYHADLDRIGDVALERVDEPDPRPAAEQITELGCAIARCAVEHRAALQMSFYEGPSTDPELVELAKRPPTKIQAAMLQALRAGRWSGYIRSDVDLPTLADRLCQSMLHAGLDVVRNNASTDELAKLKCRIALGGLAVELPTDADLDKSNAFAAAQEVIDSWVDTDENGDLKAAHVRAVARAEFGRRGYEMTTIRDIASAAGLGTGTVYRVIGSKDELLMSIMLEFGHKVGGAWTDIVRTDSTTVEKLDALSWLNVNALDQFPDEFRIQLAWLRHTPPDTSNPAWSFTTRIRQMKALLSEGIRAGDIQVDSPTADLLARCIIGEQWIPENILQEIGTRNALILARDTTLRGIAVRGK
- a CDS encoding NAD(P)H-dependent amine dehydrogenase family protein, producing the protein MAERKDRVVVWATGGIGSIAIRAIHERPNLELVGVWVHSPEKDGMDAGELANGEPIGVAATTDADALIALKPDCVIYAASGPERDALAIPDYVKLLSAGLNVVTTSTTRLVNPHAYEPVEWRDQLVTAAKAGQASLYASGIEPGFAADYLALVLATQSSQIEKIHAYEIGLYDDYGVPDIMSDAMGFGRPLDYQPWIAMPGAIEGEWQGQIRMVADALGVEVSEMRSTFDRAVTERTLEVAMGTVEAGTCGALRMQAIGVVDGREAIVIEHVTRLAPDVAPDWPTLPNALGYRVVITGTPDIDCTFDVTLRDRKKAGIESMTSGAGAMVATAMRVVNAVPYVVDAQPGLLSSVDLPLTIPKGAFNPA
- a CDS encoding maleylpyruvate isomerase family mycothiol-dependent enzyme — its product is MRTSAVEREQIFRAVAIERRRIADFVDTLDDDALTSASLCAGWDVKTVAAHLVSVFADGFWTFQRTAIRHRGFDRAIDVLARRRAHAPTAEITATLREHADHRLSPPITGPLSGLTDVLVHSGDIRIPLGLEFKPDDEMVGWALDFLTGPHPLGFVPRGRLRGIALHSTDTARSWGEGAEIRGPAAVLMMVATGRTATLDMVEGPGVPVLRGRLT
- a CDS encoding nuclear transport factor 2 family protein, whose protein sequence is MTADAELQERLARLEARAEIRDCIERYARGMDRRDRAILRSAYHDGAVDDHVGFVGEVDDFIDWAFAYHSTQTRYQHYLLNHTADIDGDEAHAETYYLFVGTDKEPANHMTLSGGRYVDRLERRDGRWAIVDRVCVVEWNAESTSFITDEVIAMMAGTMKVATHDTSDPSYDRPLAAARPATQA